One window of Phycodurus eques isolate BA_2022a chromosome 17, UOR_Pequ_1.1, whole genome shotgun sequence genomic DNA carries:
- the zgc:153990 gene encoding uncharacterized protein zgc:153990: MSSTLLFNQDSVIRFKKRKARFTFSEVHILLDEVRKHRAVVVGKFNRGVGTDVKKRTWAEIAARVNEIGECQREVIEVVKKWSDLKCDTKRKVAAMRSGKVPNRGINSRLSKDLNQTEKVVLQILEMDQGDQINSDLGPLCDDDYGEEMDEDDMVGMQSSPNGADELSMPPPMSYSSSGFAQSGDSSQTAFDMQFEIPASEDWDDDPKDDALPSSQATKLRGDHQGNNGLQKQEQPHISSGASTSTASLPITGQPGVNVRETMLQNASLSLQEQHATNILLETVSRSLELLSESVQQLAETQQEFVRESLQLQRETVQVLRDFTGSTITLMHDKLNGRPAL, encoded by the exons ATGTCTTCAACATTACTCTTCAACCAAGACAGTGTTATAcgctttaaaaaaaggaaagccCGTTTCACTTTCAGTGAGGTCCACATACTTTTGGATGAAGTGAGGAAACATCGCGCTGTGGTCGTGG GTAAATTCAACCGCGGTGTGGGAACGGACGTTAAGAAGCGCACATGGGCTGAAATTGCAGCCCGAGTCAATGAGATTGGCGAGTGCCAGCGAGAGGTCATTGAGGTCGTTAAGAAATGGTCAGACCTGAAGTGTGACACCAAGCGGAAAGTTGCTGCCATGCGGTCGGGCAAGGTGCCAAACCGGGGCATCAACTCGCGTCTTTCTAAAGACCTTAACCAAACAGAGAAAGTAGTGCTCCAGATTCTGGAGATGGATCAGGGAGACCAGATCAACAGTGACTTAGGCCCCCTTTGCGATGATGACTATGGTGAAGAAATGGATGAGGACGACATGGTTGGAATGCAGAGTTCACCAAACGGTGCTGACGAGTTGTCTATGCCTCCACCGATGTCCTACTCTTCAAGTGGATTTGCCCAGTCAG GGGACTCATCACAGACTGCCTTTGATATGCAGTTTGAAATACCTGCTTCAGAAG ACTGGGATGATGACCCCAAAGATGATGCGCTACCCTCAAGTCAGGCTACGAAACTACGAGGGGATCACCAAGGAAACAATGGCCTCCAGAAACAAGAACAACCTCATATTTCCTCTGGGGCTTCAACCTCGACAGCCTCACTTCCGATCACCGGTCAGCCCGGCGTAAATGTGAGGGAAACCATGCTACAAAATGCGTCACTTAGCCTCCAGGAGCAGCATGCCACCAACATCCTGCTGGAAACGGTTTCCCGCTCCCTGGAGCTTCTGTCTGAGTCAGTGCAGCAGCTAGCAGAGACGCAGCAGGAGTTTGTGCGAGAGTCCCTGCAACTCCAAAGAGAAACAGTCCAGGTGCTTAGAGACTTTACAGGGAGCACCATCACTCTCATGCATGATAAACTGAATGGACGGCCTGCATTATAG